One Campylobacter sp. RM16192 genomic region harbors:
- a CDS encoding efflux RND transporter permease subunit — MYRFAINRPITTLMIFMSLVVFGVMSLQRMPVNLFPEIEIPLIKITTYSGGDMNLIESKVTKKIEDEISTIDGIDKIHSYSYNNLSVVLIQFDLEKDINVAADDVRDKVSKAGVDGRSEIEKIKGTGDRILNIFISSNSGDEVALMKLVDEKVKPFLQRIDGIGKVDDTGFLQPQVKIYLDPFKLDKFGLNANDVVNLIKTQNLKAPLGKLENQNSELFLKSNFDASSIDELKELRLASGIFLKDVARIELDKKDTDSIAVMNGKQGVMLELLKISGVNALATIENVKAKIDELRQIVGSEYELKIAFDNSENITKHIRQVGFDMVLGVVLTIFIVFFFLRNFSSTVISALSIPTSIIGTFFIIDMLGFDLNRLTLIALTLGIGIFIDDAIVVIENISKKMQEGETNTLKASFAGVGEITFSVLSISAVLLCVFVPIAFMEGIVGRYFNSFAMSVAGGIVVSFFVSIMLIPSLGARFLNAQEGKFFHLTEPFFVALENGYAWLLAIILKFKTLFVVLSLALLALCMSLAMKVGMDFMPIEDNGEFEIFIKAQPGISLVAMSEKSSVILNELNKDSRVDYAYMLVGYTDAKDAFKAKIYAKLKDIKERKDRQPQIMEEYRKKLKIDDLNIKISALPMVDAGGANEPVQLVITGDSLEKLDEILSQARKILESVSGVVDISSDNEDRINQLEISVNKEKAKRLGINEYDITRVVYGSFGQNFLGSFDDGNDQYDIVLRFDDEYRKDITSLEKLRIKSASGESVALNSVANFKLTKTFSSIMRFNKQRQILIVANVDNIPLDNVQKVVDEQIPSILPKGYDYRMTGFIELMNDTNEAFIFTISLSVILIYMILAALYESLIMPFIIMISMPLAFGGVAVGLYLSGNSFSLFVMVGAILLFGMVGKNAILVVDFANRYANEGMNVNEAIIKAGSKRLRAILMTTFAMIFAMLPLALSRGAGYEGNSPMAISIISGLISSTILTLFLVPALFGITYKIDKFISKIYKRDQI; from the coding sequence ATGTATAGATTTGCCATAAATAGACCCATAACGACGCTGATGATATTTATGTCCCTTGTTGTTTTTGGCGTCATGTCGCTACAAAGAATGCCCGTAAATCTCTTTCCCGAAATTGAAATTCCGCTCATTAAAATCACTACTTACTCGGGCGGAGATATGAATTTAATCGAGTCAAAAGTCACTAAAAAGATAGAAGATGAGATCTCTACTATTGACGGCATAGATAAAATTCACTCATACAGCTACAACAATCTAAGTGTGGTGCTTATACAGTTTGACCTTGAAAAAGATATCAACGTAGCTGCCGATGATGTGCGCGATAAGGTAAGTAAGGCGGGCGTTGACGGTAGAAGCGAGATAGAAAAGATCAAAGGAACGGGCGATAGAATTTTAAACATATTTATAAGCTCAAATAGTGGCGATGAAGTCGCTCTTATGAAGCTTGTAGATGAGAAGGTAAAGCCATTTTTACAGCGCATTGACGGGATAGGCAAGGTTGATGATACGGGATTTTTGCAGCCTCAGGTGAAAATTTACCTTGATCCTTTTAAGCTTGATAAATTCGGTTTGAATGCAAACGATGTCGTAAATTTGATCAAGACTCAAAACTTAAAAGCTCCTTTAGGCAAGCTTGAAAACCAGAATTCCGAACTCTTTTTAAAGAGCAATTTTGACGCAAGCAGCATAGATGAGCTTAAAGAGCTTAGGCTTGCAAGCGGGATATTTTTAAAAGATGTCGCACGTATAGAGCTTGATAAAAAAGATACCGATAGTATCGCCGTGATGAACGGCAAGCAAGGCGTCATGCTTGAGCTTTTAAAGATAAGCGGAGTAAATGCTTTAGCTACGATAGAAAACGTAAAAGCCAAGATAGATGAGCTAAGGCAGATCGTGGGCAGCGAGTATGAGCTAAAGATCGCCTTTGATAACAGCGAAAACATCACAAAGCACATCAGGCAGGTTGGCTTTGATATGGTGCTTGGGGTTGTTTTAACCATCTTTATAGTATTTTTCTTTCTTAGGAATTTTAGCTCTACCGTTATCTCTGCACTTTCCATACCTACGAGCATTATCGGGACGTTTTTTATTATCGATATGCTTGGATTTGATCTAAATCGCCTTACTTTGATAGCACTTACGCTTGGGATCGGAATTTTTATCGATGACGCGATAGTCGTTATAGAAAATATCTCAAAAAAGATGCAAGAGGGCGAGACAAACACGCTAAAAGCAAGTTTTGCGGGAGTGGGCGAGATAACATTTAGCGTACTTTCTATAAGTGCCGTTTTGCTTTGCGTGTTTGTGCCTATTGCGTTCATGGAAGGCATTGTGGGCAGATACTTTAACTCCTTTGCCATGAGCGTAGCGGGCGGTATCGTGGTATCGTTTTTTGTATCCATTATGCTTATACCAAGCCTTGGGGCTAGGTTTTTAAATGCGCAAGAGGGCAAATTTTTTCATCTTACGGAACCTTTTTTCGTTGCTCTTGAAAACGGCTATGCGTGGCTTTTGGCGATTATTTTAAAATTTAAAACTCTATTTGTTGTTTTAAGCCTTGCCTTGCTTGCGCTTTGTATGAGCCTTGCCATGAAAGTCGGCATGGATTTTATGCCTATTGAAGATAACGGCGAATTTGAAATTTTCATTAAAGCCCAGCCCGGAATTTCACTTGTTGCTATGAGCGAAAAATCCTCAGTCATCCTTAATGAGCTAAATAAAGACTCGCGTGTGGATTATGCCTATATGCTTGTTGGATATACCGACGCGAAAGATGCTTTTAAGGCTAAAATTTACGCTAAGTTAAAAGATATAAAAGAGCGAAAAGATAGGCAGCCTCAGATCATGGAAGAGTATAGAAAGAAGCTTAAGATCGATGATTTAAATATCAAAATTTCAGCCCTTCCTATGGTTGATGCAGGCGGAGCAAACGAGCCTGTGCAGCTGGTTATCACGGGTGATAGCTTAGAAAAACTTGATGAAATTTTATCTCAGGCTAGGAAAATTTTAGAAAGCGTTAGCGGAGTTGTCGATATAAGTAGCGACAACGAAGATAGGATAAATCAGCTTGAAATTTCGGTAAATAAAGAAAAAGCTAAACGTCTAGGCATAAACGAATATGATATCACAAGGGTGGTTTACGGCTCTTTTGGGCAAAATTTCCTCGGCTCTTTTGATGACGGTAATGACCAATACGACATCGTGCTTAGGTTTGATGACGAGTATAGAAAGGATATAACTTCGCTTGAAAAGCTGCGTATAAAAAGTGCAAGCGGCGAGAGTGTCGCGCTAAATTCGGTCGCAAATTTTAAGCTTACCAAGACTTTTTCATCAATTATGCGATTTAACAAACAGCGTCAAATCCTAATCGTGGCAAACGTCGATAACATACCGCTTGATAACGTACAAAAAGTCGTTGACGAGCAAATCCCAAGCATACTGCCTAAAGGATATGATTACCGCATGACGGGCTTTATAGAGCTAATGAATGATACGAACGAGGCGTTTATATTTACGATTAGCCTTAGTGTAATTCTCATATACATGATACTAGCCGCACTTTATGAGAGTCTTATCATGCCTTTTATCATCATGATATCTATGCCGCTTGCATTTGGCGGAGTTGCCGTGGGACTTTATCTAAGCGGAAATTCGTTTAGTCTTTTTGTGATGGTCGGAGCGATTTTGCTATTTGGAATGGTCGGCAAAAACGCCATTTTGGTTGTGGACTTTGCAAACAGATACGCAAACGAAGGCATGAATGTAAATGAAGCCATCATAAAGGCGGGCTCAAAGAGATTAAGGGCGATACTGATGACAACTTTTGCGATGATATTTGCCATGCTTCCGCTTGCTCTTTCAAGAGGAGCGGGCTATGAGGGCAACTCGCCTATGGCGATATCTATCATCTCAGGGCTCATCAGCTCTACGATCCTTACGCTATTTTTGGTGCCTGCGCTATTTGGAATAACCTATAAAATAGATAAATTTATTAGCAAAATTTACAAAAGAGATCAAATTTAA
- a CDS encoding TolC family protein produces MKKAYLALALGLSLSASSLSEIINLAHSSNLAQISSMQPQKSQLKHESVRSSYMPNLNLKGGYNYHLLDPSILTPKQSLQILASIEFLLYDGGKREASLAALKHLHGSEILKNEDFKNSLALDICRLYFNFIALNEIIKAKEAQINYLKNALDRLEKFYSAGLAAIDEFEAIKAKFHAAKVESLSYKQKQDEINSKINLLTNEILTPSSGSRIDEPNLAQGSSKTALKVLEEEFKASREDIKIAGSATLPQIFIKDTYSVYRNDFDNDFSSLDPRFQAITPYLDTIFKKRHRTNQITLGFSWKIFDFEATSKEKQIKQIASNQAALNLEQKRLENRINLQNLKNELNILKEKINAHELALKAANSSYEAVFKKYEAGLSGYVEFLQALTAKFEAQSGLELSKDEYEIKKAEFLYENGEEILKRVVER; encoded by the coding sequence ATGAAAAAGGCTTATCTGGCGCTCGCTCTTGGCTTAAGTTTAAGCGCAAGCAGTCTAAGTGAGATCATAAATTTAGCTCACAGCTCAAATTTAGCTCAAATTTCAAGCATGCAACCTCAAAAATCACAGCTCAAGCATGAAAGCGTTCGTAGCTCTTATATGCCAAATTTAAACTTAAAAGGCGGATACAATTATCATTTGCTAGATCCTAGCATACTAACTCCAAAGCAAAGCTTACAAATTTTAGCAAGTATCGAGTTTTTGTTATATGACGGAGGCAAAAGAGAGGCGAGCTTAGCCGCGCTTAAGCATCTGCACGGAAGTGAAATTTTAAAAAATGAGGATTTTAAAAACTCTCTTGCTCTTGATATTTGCAGGCTTTACTTTAACTTTATTGCGCTAAATGAGATCATAAAAGCAAAAGAGGCTCAGATAAACTATCTTAAAAACGCCCTTGATAGGCTTGAGAAATTTTACTCCGCCGGACTTGCGGCGATTGATGAGTTTGAAGCGATCAAAGCTAAATTTCACGCTGCAAAAGTTGAATCGCTAAGCTATAAGCAAAAGCAAGATGAGATAAACAGCAAGATAAATCTGCTTACAAATGAAATTTTAACTCCTTCAAGCGGCTCCAGGATAGATGAGCCAAATTTGGCGCAGGGTTCAAGCAAAACGGCTCTTAAGGTCCTTGAAGAAGAATTTAAGGCAAGCCGTGAGGATATAAAGATCGCAGGCTCAGCTACGCTTCCTCAAATTTTCATTAAAGATACTTACTCCGTCTACCGAAACGACTTTGACAACGACTTCTCTTCGCTTGATCCTAGGTTTCAGGCTATAACGCCGTATCTTGATACGATTTTTAAGAAAAGACACAGGACAAACCAGATAACCCTTGGTTTCTCTTGGAAAATTTTTGATTTTGAAGCGACCAGCAAAGAGAAGCAGATCAAACAAATAGCGTCAAATCAAGCCGCTTTGAATTTGGAGCAAAAGAGGCTTGAAAATAGGATAAATTTGCAAAATTTAAAAAACGAATTAAATATCTTAAAAGAAAAAATTAACGCCCATGAGCTGGCACTAAAGGCCGCTAATAGCTCTTATGAAGCGGTTTTTAAAAAATATGAAGCGGGACTTAGCGGATATGTGGAGTTTTTGCAGGCATTAACGGCTAAATTTGAAGCCCAAAGCGGGCTTGAGCTGAGCAAGGATGAATACGAGATAAAAAAGGCCGAGTTTTTGTATGAAAACGGCGAGGAAATTTTAAAGCGAGTAGTAGAGCGATGA
- a CDS encoding AEC family transporter, with the protein MLTPLLSIFILIASGYFAKKVKIFEQKQASIFIDYALCFALPALIFDKIYHISIDKTLINIILTGFLSSFVAAFVVFFICKAFKFSQATAISALLLAMFGNTIFIGMPIITGFFGEDALNEVIFYDQFATSIPISIIGPFVLSFGAPAKVSLVQNTIKVLKFPPFIALITGLVFKGVELPSVIFTALNLFSQSVVPVALFAIGIGLGFRSIRSSYKATVIVIAGKMLVAPLIFILIALIFSVDFSPKWLIGILQCAMPPMVLASAMIMKANLDSQLAVSAVATGVAFSFISLPLVYFICGFL; encoded by the coding sequence ATGCTTACTCCCCTGCTATCAATATTTATTCTTATAGCTTCCGGATATTTTGCAAAAAAAGTTAAAATTTTCGAGCAAAAGCAAGCGAGTATTTTTATAGATTACGCACTATGTTTTGCTCTGCCAGCATTGATATTTGATAAAATTTATCACATAAGTATAGATAAAACTCTCATAAACATAATCCTAACAGGCTTTTTATCCTCGTTTGTAGCCGCTTTTGTCGTATTTTTTATCTGTAAGGCGTTTAAATTTAGCCAAGCTACAGCCATTAGTGCTTTATTACTGGCGATGTTTGGCAACACCATTTTTATCGGTATGCCTATCATCACGGGCTTTTTTGGAGAAGATGCTTTAAATGAGGTGATATTTTACGACCAATTTGCAACATCCATACCTATATCTATCATCGGGCCTTTTGTGCTCTCTTTTGGAGCGCCAGCTAAGGTTTCACTAGTGCAAAACACTATAAAAGTGCTTAAATTTCCTCCATTTATCGCACTTATCACAGGGCTTGTTTTTAAAGGTGTTGAGCTTCCTTCAGTTATCTTTACCGCGCTTAATCTCTTTAGTCAAAGCGTGGTTCCCGTGGCTTTATTTGCTATCGGTATCGGACTTGGATTTAGAAGCATAAGAAGCTCATATAAAGCCACTGTAATAGTAATCGCAGGTAAAATGCTAGTAGCTCCTCTTATATTTATCCTTATAGCTTTAATATTTAGCGTTGATTTTAGCCCTAAATGGCTCATAGGAATTCTTCAGTGTGCCATGCCGCCGATGGTTTTAGCAAGCGCTATGATAATGAAGGCGAATTTAGACAGTCAGCTTGCAGTTTCAGCCGTAGCCACAGGCGTTGCATTTAGCTTTATCAGTCTTCCTTTGGTGTATTTTATCTGCGGATTTTTGTAA
- a CDS encoding tetratricopeptide repeat protein, which yields MSFRVFYILIFIGILFSGCASLSPAKNQNLHSKSNKSEAKQEHICKDKTSSECNDMGVEFELADDFKSAEICYKEACKSDLAVACSNLGSLYQRFGDDKNDVEVLNLFLKSCRLNSKYGCYNAANSFRLGTETGHNFVRAIKLYEKACIELKHSKSCTNLGGMHQFSLGVEGGSRDVARKYYKMGCELGDEVGCKNFSLLEDKF from the coding sequence ATGAGCTTTAGAGTCTTTTATATACTTATTTTTATCGGGATTTTATTTAGCGGTTGCGCCTCTTTAAGCCCTGCTAAAAATCAAAATTTGCATAGTAAATCAAATAAGAGTGAAGCCAAACAAGAGCATATCTGCAAGGATAAAACTTCAAGCGAGTGTAACGATATGGGAGTTGAATTTGAGCTTGCGGATGATTTTAAGAGTGCTGAAATTTGCTATAAAGAAGCTTGCAAGAGCGATCTTGCGGTAGCTTGCTCAAATCTTGGCTCGCTTTATCAGAGATTTGGTGATGATAAAAACGATGTGGAAGTGCTAAATCTCTTTTTAAAATCCTGCCGGCTAAACAGTAAGTATGGCTGCTATAACGCAGCAAATTCATTTAGGCTTGGCACCGAGACAGGGCATAACTTCGTGCGAGCTATAAAGCTATATGAAAAGGCCTGCATAGAGCTTAAGCACTCAAAAAGCTGCACGAATTTAGGCGGTATGCATCAGTTCTCTTTAGGGGTTGAGGGCGGCAGTAGAGATGTGGCTAGGAAGTATTATAAGATGGGTTGCGAGCTTGGCGATGAGGTAGGGTGTAAAAATTTCTCCTTGCTTGAGGATAAATTTTAG
- a CDS encoding sensor histidine kinase, translating to MSEKTKIISKILSLYLITSALFLSYFSINDYKMAKEALISNEVKNLKEIKMGIYMKASMNGINSAAALMQEKQVSACIVSKDGKIIYQDTECLQDTKKNVAFLKDGKVVIYEALQSMESNATGELSTANILLEGRDIRSDLNLLKLKILGNLLLILTIIMVIAYYLAKLSLEPLHAKINALNRFIKDSTHEINTPLSIIMMSIETTDKSTLSSKNLKRLNNIELAARSLSNIYEDLTYLSFSKSDAIKKEQINLKNLFNERLEYFAPFFAKRSIIPQINLSEASINANLYEVRRMIDNLISNAIKYSNIGGFVSINLSKNEFAITNSGEGISKEQQKKIYDRYTRFNNDQGGFGIGLNLVKRVCESNDLNIICESEIDQNTTFKVSWS from the coding sequence ATGTCTGAAAAAACCAAGATAATATCTAAAATTTTATCCCTCTATCTAATCACCAGCGCGCTATTTTTAAGCTATTTTTCGATAAACGATTACAAAATGGCAAAAGAGGCACTTATCTCAAACGAGGTAAAAAATCTCAAAGAGATAAAAATGGGAATTTACATGAAAGCTAGTATGAACGGCATAAATTCCGCCGCTGCACTCATGCAAGAAAAGCAAGTAAGCGCATGTATAGTCTCAAAAGACGGCAAGATAATCTATCAAGACACTGAATGTCTGCAAGATACCAAAAAAAACGTAGCGTTTTTAAAAGATGGCAAGGTAGTCATATACGAAGCACTTCAAAGCATGGAAAGCAATGCCACCGGAGAGCTCTCAACGGCAAACATCCTGCTTGAAGGAAGAGATATAAGAAGCGATTTAAATCTCTTAAAGCTTAAAATTTTAGGAAATTTACTTCTGATACTTACAATTATCATGGTTATAGCCTACTACTTGGCAAAGCTTTCTTTGGAGCCGCTTCATGCCAAGATAAATGCGCTAAATCGCTTCATAAAAGACTCAACGCACGAGATAAACACGCCTCTTAGCATAATAATGATGAGTATAGAAACAACCGATAAAAGCACGCTTAGCAGCAAAAATTTAAAACGACTCAATAACATCGAACTAGCAGCCAGAAGCCTAAGCAATATCTACGAAGATCTTACATATCTATCCTTTAGCAAAAGCGACGCAATCAAAAAAGAGCAGATAAATTTAAAAAATCTATTTAACGAACGGCTTGAATATTTCGCTCCGTTTTTTGCCAAACGCTCAATCATCCCGCAAATAAATTTAAGCGAAGCGAGTATAAACGCAAACCTCTATGAGGTAAGAAGAATGATAGATAACCTTATCAGTAACGCTATAAAATATTCAAACATAGGCGGATTTGTAAGCATAAATTTAAGCAAAAACGAATTTGCTATCACAAATAGCGGCGAAGGTATCAGTAAAGAGCAGCAAAAGAAAATTTACGATCGCTACACACGCTTTAACAACGACCAAGGCGGATTTGGTATAGGACTAAATTTAGTAAAGAGAGTTTGCGAGAGTAACGATTTAAACATCATCTGTGAAAGCGAGATCGATCAAAACACGACTTTTAAAGTAAGCTGGAGCTAA
- the fliP gene encoding flagellar type III secretion system pore protein FliP (The bacterial flagellar biogenesis protein FliP forms a type III secretion system (T3SS)-type pore required for flagellar assembly.), producing MKRILILLSVAFVLFAEDTVTIPTVNLTLAAPDSPAQLVTSLNVLIVLTILTLAPSLIFMMTSFLRLIIVFSFLRQAMGTQQMPPSTVLISLAMVLTFFIMEPVVKKSYDTAVKPYLDEQISYQVAFEEGVKPFKEFMIKNTREKDLALFFRIRDLPNPQSVEDIPLTIALSAFMISEMKTAFEIAFLLYLPFLVIDMVVSSVLMSMGMMMLPPTMISLPFKLLIFVLVDGWNLLVMNLVRSFH from the coding sequence GTGAAAAGGATACTGATATTATTATCGGTTGCTTTTGTACTATTTGCCGAGGATACGGTGACTATTCCTACGGTAAATTTAACTCTAGCCGCCCCAGATAGCCCAGCGCAGCTCGTTACATCTTTAAACGTATTAATAGTTCTTACGATTTTAACGCTTGCGCCTTCGCTTATCTTTATGATGACCAGCTTTTTAAGGCTTATCATCGTATTTTCGTTTTTGCGCCAGGCTATGGGAACTCAGCAGATGCCACCCTCTACGGTCCTTATCTCTCTTGCGATGGTGCTTACATTTTTCATAATGGAGCCTGTTGTTAAAAAGTCTTATGATACAGCCGTAAAGCCATATTTAGACGAGCAGATTAGCTATCAGGTCGCTTTTGAAGAGGGCGTAAAGCCATTTAAAGAATTTATGATAAAAAATACAAGAGAGAAGGATCTGGCTCTATTTTTTAGGATTAGAGATCTTCCAAATCCTCAAAGCGTAGAAGATATTCCACTTACTATAGCTCTAAGCGCTTTTATGATAAGTGAGATGAAGACGGCTTTTGAGATAGCGTTTTTGTTATATCTGCCGTTTTTGGTCATAGACATGGTTGTAAGCTCGGTTTTGATGAGTATGGGTATGATGATGCTTCCACCTACTATGATATCACTGCCTTTTAAGCTACTTATCTTTGTACTTGTGGATGGATGGAATTTGCTTGTGATGAATTTAGTGCGGAGTTTTCATTAG
- a CDS encoding efflux RND transporter periplasmic adaptor subunit — protein sequence MNKILGILTTLCLILSAQEQIYANFDVVAKHSAELAIKSFGIVKKVNVDVSDMVKKGDVLVELENESEKIALEAAKNDLELANLALKHAKDILERFKKVKSVTSTQAYEDAEFEFKRASLAVQKAKIAIKNANEMLENKLLKAPFDGTISKRSIEVGEGVGGVAQRLIGIFSYPEVKLVISYDEKFKDVVKVGSEFKYKLDGSNEEMVGAIALIHPKIDTKTRKIYAEVYAQGLMPGLFGEGYITVK from the coding sequence ATGAATAAAATTTTAGGAATTTTAACCACTCTTTGCCTGATACTATCTGCGCAAGAGCAAATTTATGCAAATTTTGACGTAGTGGCTAAACACAGCGCAGAGCTTGCCATAAAGAGCTTTGGTATAGTTAAAAAGGTAAATGTAGATGTTTCTGATATGGTAAAAAAGGGCGATGTCTTAGTTGAGCTTGAAAACGAGAGCGAAAAAATCGCGCTTGAAGCGGCTAAAAATGATTTAGAGCTTGCAAATTTGGCTCTTAAGCACGCTAAAGACATATTGGAACGCTTTAAAAAAGTAAAAAGCGTAACTTCTACTCAGGCTTACGAGGATGCGGAATTTGAGTTTAAGCGAGCTAGTTTAGCGGTGCAAAAGGCTAAAATCGCTATCAAAAACGCAAACGAAATGCTTGAAAACAAACTTCTTAAAGCGCCTTTTGACGGCACAATATCCAAAAGGAGCATCGAAGTAGGCGAAGGTGTAGGCGGAGTTGCTCAAAGGCTCATTGGTATATTTTCATATCCTGAAGTTAAGCTTGTGATCAGCTATGATGAGAAATTTAAAGATGTAGTAAAAGTAGGAAGCGAGTTTAAGTATAAGCTTGACGGCTCAAACGAAGAAATGGTAGGCGCTATAGCTTTAATTCATCCTAAAATAGATACGAAAACACGTAAAATTTACGCTGAAGTTTATGCGCAAGGTCTTATGCCGGGGCTTTTTGGCGAGGGATATATAACGGTGAAATAG
- a CDS encoding response regulator transcription factor — MTRILLVEDDEILSEMITEYLSERDYKITACIDAKTALDLAYEQKFDILILDVKIPKGDGFSLLSSLRKADVYTPAIFTTSLNTIEDLEVGYKSGCDDYLKKPYELKELLLRIKNLLRRNFSHTNDDFIEIADGFRFHIDSKTVQKDGENVNISNKESELLALFLQNKNKLLTKEVIYDKIWGYDEEPSEQSLRVYIRTLRQILGKDSIINKRGDGYIYV, encoded by the coding sequence ATGACAAGAATTTTGCTCGTAGAAGATGATGAAATTTTAAGCGAAATGATAACCGAGTATCTAAGCGAGAGAGATTATAAGATAACCGCTTGCATAGATGCTAAAACCGCTCTTGATCTAGCCTATGAGCAAAAATTCGATATCTTGATACTTGACGTTAAAATTCCTAAAGGCGATGGATTTTCGCTTCTATCGTCCTTAAGGAAGGCTGACGTATATACTCCTGCTATATTTACGACCTCCCTAAATACTATAGAAGATCTTGAGGTGGGCTATAAAAGCGGTTGCGATGACTACCTCAAAAAGCCTTACGAGCTTAAAGAGTTGCTTTTGCGTATCAAAAATTTACTTAGGCGAAATTTCTCTCATACAAACGATGACTTTATCGAGATTGCCGACGGGTTTAGATTTCACATAGATAGCAAAACAGTTCAAAAAGACGGCGAAAATGTAAATATCTCAAACAAAGAGAGTGAGCTTTTAGCGCTATTTTTACAAAACAAAAACAAACTTCTTACAAAAGAGGTTATATATGATAAAATTTGGGGCTATGACGAAGAGCCAAGTGAGCAAAGTTTGCGCGTATATATAAGGACTTTACGCCAAATTTTAGGCAAGGACAGCATCATAAATAAACGAGGTGACGGCTACATCTATGTCTGA
- a CDS encoding efflux RND transporter periplasmic adaptor subunit: protein MKKIIKFIIFLAILSACFYFAYEKYFKEEKKDEFITSVAVRGDLSKSIDSNGEIYANELIDLGAQVSGQIKKLYVKLGDKVKAGDMIAEIDSATQQNNVDTKRAQLGIYEAKLNSAKVALEIAESKFNREKELFSKNATSKEEFESAKNSFAVTKANVKEIEAQIAQTKISLNTAQIDLGYTKIVAPKEGTIVSVQVEEGQTVNSNQTTPTIVNIADLTKLKLKMEIAEGDITKVKVGSRVEYSILSEPNKKFYTEISSIDPGLTTLSNGKYSQKSSLSSSNSASSAIYYYANALIDNRDEILRIGMTTLNVIILKRVKDAIIVPNTAIKKQDSRMVIEVLKDNGLIETREVKVGLSDSIKSQIISGIEDGERVITSRSSADQINKMIERENKRIRGR, encoded by the coding sequence ATGAAAAAAATAATCAAATTTATAATATTTTTAGCCATTCTTTCCGCCTGTTTTTATTTTGCGTATGAAAAATATTTCAAAGAAGAGAAAAAAGATGAGTTTATAACATCTGTCGCCGTTAGAGGAGATCTAAGCAAAAGCATAGATAGCAACGGCGAAATTTACGCAAACGAGCTTATCGACTTGGGTGCGCAGGTTTCAGGACAGATAAAAAAGCTATATGTAAAGCTTGGCGATAAGGTAAAAGCAGGTGACATGATAGCAGAGATCGACTCCGCAACTCAGCAAAATAACGTAGATACTAAAAGAGCTCAGCTTGGAATTTATGAAGCGAAGTTAAATAGCGCAAAGGTCGCTCTTGAGATCGCAGAGAGTAAATTTAACCGCGAAAAAGAGCTCTTTAGCAAAAACGCAACCTCAAAAGAGGAGTTTGAAAGCGCTAAAAACTCTTTTGCCGTTACAAAGGCAAACGTAAAAGAGATAGAAGCGCAGATAGCTCAGACTAAAATTTCTCTAAACACCGCTCAGATCGATCTGGGATACACTAAGATAGTTGCGCCAAAAGAGGGCACTATCGTATCGGTTCAGGTTGAAGAGGGTCAAACCGTAAATTCAAACCAGACGACGCCGACCATCGTAAATATAGCGGATCTAACGAAGCTAAAGCTAAAAATGGAGATAGCAGAGGGCGACATCACGAAGGTAAAGGTTGGCTCAAGGGTTGAGTATTCTATACTTTCAGAACCAAATAAGAAATTTTATACCGAAATTAGCTCTATCGACCCAGGGCTTACCACTCTAAGCAACGGCAAATACAGCCAAAAATCGTCATTGAGTAGTTCTAACTCCGCTTCATCTGCAATATATTACTATGCGAACGCTCTTATAGATAATCGGGATGAAATTTTGCGCATAGGCATGACAACCTTAAATGTCATCATACTTAAAAGAGTAAAAGATGCGATCATAGTGCCAAATACGGCTATCAAAAAGCAAGATTCAAGGATGGTGATAGAGGTGCTAAAAGATAACGGCTTAATAGAGACAAGAGAGGTTAAGGTGGGGCTTAGCGATAGTATAAAATCTCAAATAATAAGCGGTATAGAAGATGGCGAAAGAGTTATTACCTCAAGGAGTTCGGCCGATCAAATAAACAAGATGATAGAGCGCGAAAATAAAAGAATAAGAGGCAGGTAA